One genomic window of Bacillus mycoides includes the following:
- a CDS encoding class C sortase has product MRRNIIFGSIFLLGLSIFLYPMVSNWFATRTHYSEVSTYDAAVSNLQKEEIERKEKEAREYNEKVQSKMQTFSDPFRENSDENKSSYVDMLNIGDVMGYVEIPKIDVNLPIYQGTTEDVLSRGIGQLNESSLPVGGKNTHTVLTGHRGLPSALMFTHLDKVEKNDIFYIHSLDKVLAYKVDQIKVVLPNETEDLLVVQGQDYATLITCTPYGVNTHRLLVRGHRVPYDAGEKEMITKPFILEDWMIVFPIVIICIVLLMIYLKKRK; this is encoded by the coding sequence ATGAGACGAAATATTATTTTTGGCAGTATATTTTTGTTAGGCTTAAGTATATTTTTATATCCGATGGTAAGTAATTGGTTTGCAACGAGAACGCACTATTCGGAAGTAAGCACGTACGATGCAGCAGTAAGCAATTTACAAAAAGAAGAAATTGAACGTAAGGAAAAAGAAGCGCGGGAATATAATGAAAAAGTTCAAAGTAAGATGCAAACATTTTCGGACCCATTTCGTGAAAATAGCGATGAGAACAAGAGTTCTTATGTAGATATGTTAAATATCGGTGATGTTATGGGATATGTAGAAATCCCTAAAATTGATGTGAATCTTCCAATTTATCAAGGAACGACTGAAGATGTGCTGAGCCGCGGGATTGGACAACTGAACGAATCTTCATTACCAGTAGGGGGAAAAAATACGCATACAGTTTTAACGGGGCATCGTGGCTTACCGTCAGCACTAATGTTTACTCATTTAGATAAAGTTGAAAAGAACGATATATTTTATATTCATTCATTAGATAAAGTACTTGCCTATAAGGTAGATCAAATAAAAGTTGTATTACCAAATGAAACAGAAGATTTATTAGTTGTACAAGGTCAAGATTATGCAACATTAATTACATGTACCCCTTATGGAGTGAACACGCACAGGTTACTAGTGAGAGGACACCGGGTTCCATATGATGCTGGAGAAAAAGAAATGATTACAAAACCTTTCATTTTAGAAGATTGGATGATTGTTTTTCCTATTGTTATCATTTGTATCGTCCTTCTAATGATTTATTTGAAAAAACGAAAATAG
- a CDS encoding class C sortase yields MRRGFISLVLFLAGLSLFLYPLVANYINNYVYKTGVIRYEKMVDDLKVEDVNEKFRKMETYNNSLGKTTFKMSDPFVRDAEVNKEPLNFINKDEIFGTISIPKINEELPIYLGASQENLSRGVGQIEGISLPIGGKDTHTVLAGHRGYHGATMFRHLDRLSDGDIFYVNVLGKQQVYKVIGREIINPNQVDKLNVIKGKDKVTLLTCEPYTSSKYRLLIYGERVETERNVIERQNKSIGDVRRHETRELFKKLAFVAVGLIVIFIGLYGLLKRGN; encoded by the coding sequence GTGAGAAGGGGATTTATAAGTTTAGTATTGTTCCTTGCAGGTTTATCTCTATTTCTATATCCATTGGTGGCTAATTATATAAATAATTATGTATATAAAACAGGAGTAATACGTTATGAAAAAATGGTTGATGATTTAAAAGTAGAAGATGTGAATGAGAAGTTTCGGAAGATGGAAACATATAATAATTCGTTAGGAAAAACTACTTTCAAAATGAGTGACCCATTTGTTAGGGATGCTGAAGTAAATAAGGAACCGTTAAATTTCATAAACAAAGATGAGATATTTGGCACGATTTCTATTCCAAAAATAAATGAGGAGTTGCCAATTTACTTAGGTGCAAGTCAAGAAAACTTAAGTAGAGGGGTAGGACAAATTGAAGGGATTTCTTTACCAATTGGTGGGAAAGATACACATACTGTATTGGCAGGACATCGTGGGTATCACGGAGCGACGATGTTTCGCCACCTTGATCGATTAAGTGATGGTGACATATTTTACGTAAATGTGCTTGGAAAGCAGCAAGTGTATAAAGTAATTGGCCGTGAGATTATTAATCCAAATCAAGTAGATAAATTAAATGTAATAAAAGGAAAAGACAAAGTTACATTGCTTACATGTGAACCATATACATCAAGTAAATATCGTTTGTTAATATATGGAGAGCGAGTAGAAACGGAGCGAAATGTAATTGAACGACAAAATAAAAGTATAGGAGACGTTAGACGTCATGAAACAAGAGAATTATTCAAAAAACTGGCATTTGTCGCAGTGGGTCTCATTGTAATTTTCATTGGTTTGTATGGCTTATTAAAAAGGGGAAACTAG
- a CDS encoding H-type small acid-soluble spore protein: MNIQRAKELSESSEEANVSFQGMPVMIQHVDENNETARIYEVTNPRRELTVPVNSLEEI; encoded by the coding sequence ATGAATATACAACGCGCAAAAGAGCTTTCAGAGTCATCAGAAGAAGCCAATGTCAGTTTTCAAGGCATGCCTGTTATGATTCAACACGTTGACGAAAACAACGAAACCGCCCGCATATATGAAGTAACAAATCCAAGACGCGAATTAACAGTTCCAGTTAATAGCTTAGAGGAAATATAA
- a CDS encoding transcriptional regulator produces the protein MATLGEKIKALRKEKKLTQTELAGSELTKSMLSQIENGKATPSMKTLQYIAEKLECETSFLLEEDDGEIVELIQKMEQLIKANKCDKVYETLLPIVQKELPLTLNTARLYKQFITGAAIMKDCNIESFVEKATSIFEKYTLYRDSTETKLTFSYTLFSRKKYEECLQLIARIRDDYEANHLEMDLIIHIRLCLKEAIILLACGKYEECEKIILEALAFSKKHQVYYKTDEFYRILSYQKVMTADKEQYLHYIKKSEQFAIFTEDTLSVAIVDILKAYYYNTITKEYTIALEHVEQFREKLKDEPIFQEDGLYYLETGKALYGLKKYEEALKAFQHAKIPDYMMHPLDQAWLTTAGAYRALCYVKLNDKQRALEEATEAAQKIQPYPDSIFSSFIKETLQIIQKL, from the coding sequence ATGGCAACTCTCGGCGAAAAAATTAAGGCGTTACGAAAAGAAAAAAAGCTTACGCAAACCGAACTAGCAGGTTCGGAACTGACAAAAAGTATGCTTAGTCAAATTGAAAATGGAAAAGCTACACCTTCTATGAAAACATTACAATATATTGCCGAAAAACTTGAATGTGAAACGAGTTTTTTATTAGAAGAAGATGATGGAGAAATTGTAGAACTCATTCAAAAAATGGAGCAACTTATAAAAGCTAATAAATGTGATAAGGTGTATGAAACTTTACTTCCTATCGTTCAAAAGGAACTCCCTCTCACTTTAAATACTGCCCGATTATATAAACAATTTATTACTGGAGCAGCTATAATGAAAGATTGCAACATTGAATCTTTCGTTGAAAAAGCAACTTCTATTTTTGAAAAATATACTTTATACAGAGACAGCACTGAAACAAAATTAACATTCTCTTATACGTTATTCTCACGTAAAAAGTATGAGGAATGTTTGCAACTTATTGCTCGTATTCGAGATGATTATGAAGCGAACCATTTAGAAATGGATCTTATTATACATATCAGATTGTGCTTAAAAGAAGCCATTATTTTACTCGCATGTGGCAAATATGAGGAATGTGAAAAAATCATATTAGAAGCATTAGCATTTTCAAAAAAACATCAAGTGTATTATAAAACAGATGAATTTTATCGCATATTATCTTATCAAAAAGTCATGACGGCTGATAAAGAACAGTATTTACATTACATTAAGAAATCTGAGCAATTCGCCATTTTTACTGAAGACACTTTATCCGTTGCGATCGTAGATATATTAAAAGCGTATTACTACAACACGATTACTAAAGAATATACAATTGCATTAGAACATGTAGAACAATTTCGAGAAAAACTAAAAGACGAACCGATTTTCCAAGAGGATGGATTGTATTACCTTGAAACCGGAAAAGCTTTGTACGGATTAAAAAAATACGAGGAAGCTCTGAAAGCTTTTCAACATGCTAAAATACCAGATTATATGATGCATCCACTTGATCAAGCATGGCTTACAACGGCAGGTGCATATCGTGCCCTTTGTTATGTAAAACTTAACGATAAGCAAAGAGCTCTTGAAGAAGCAACAGAAGCAGCTCAAAAGATACAACCTTATCCGGATTCCATCTTTTCTTCTTTTATTAAAGAAACATTACAAATAATACAAAAACTTTAA
- a CDS encoding MFS transporter: MEDVSIGQNDWKMKIATRNIILMMIGKMTSLLGAGIYTFAMGLYVLKTTGSGMGFATTLICGSLPRMICGPIAGAVADRVNRKWLVIGTDLLSSLTMLIMFILTIMLGPSLLFIYVSAALLSICASFYSVAFTSSIPNLVDEGRIQKASALNQTAASLSNILAPIIGGVVFGFFSIKSFFLLNSITFFLAVIVQLFIVFDLYKKEVAESKEHFLTSIKEGFSYIKRQHEIYGLMKIALWVNFFACGLTVALPYIIVQTLHLSSKQLGTVEGMLAVGMLIGAIALSVRKEVNNPFRSIYIGLFLFAGLSLCTVFPLLVTIPKVASFIYYMVFMMLTGMSMMIVNIPMQVHMQKTTDPSYLGRVFGLLETIATAIAPLGMIVYGLLLDMLPTSIVMMTLGGGLLLVVLVGVKQHMAKKQVDVLA; this comes from the coding sequence ATGGAAGATGTAAGTATAGGTCAAAATGATTGGAAAATGAAGATTGCAACGAGGAATATTATTTTAATGATGATTGGAAAGATGACGTCCTTGCTAGGAGCAGGTATTTATACGTTCGCAATGGGGTTATACGTATTAAAGACAACTGGTTCAGGAATGGGGTTTGCAACTACGCTTATTTGCGGATCACTTCCAAGGATGATCTGTGGCCCGATTGCAGGTGCTGTAGCTGACCGTGTTAATCGAAAATGGCTTGTCATTGGCACTGATTTATTAAGTAGCTTAACGATGCTTATTATGTTTATTCTTACAATAATGCTTGGACCATCACTTCTTTTTATTTATGTATCAGCAGCATTATTATCAATTTGCGCAAGTTTTTATTCTGTTGCGTTTACTTCATCTATTCCTAATTTAGTTGATGAAGGGCGTATTCAAAAAGCGAGTGCTTTGAACCAGACGGCAGCTTCTTTATCAAATATTTTAGCGCCGATTATTGGCGGAGTTGTATTTGGTTTCTTTTCAATTAAGTCGTTCTTTCTGTTAAATAGCATTACATTCTTTTTAGCAGTTATTGTGCAATTATTTATCGTATTTGATTTATATAAAAAAGAAGTGGCTGAGAGTAAAGAGCATTTCTTGACGAGTATAAAAGAAGGTTTTTCATATATAAAACGACAGCATGAAATATATGGTTTAATGAAAATTGCGCTATGGGTAAACTTTTTTGCGTGTGGGCTAACCGTTGCACTTCCATACATTATCGTCCAAACATTGCATTTATCTTCAAAGCAACTCGGTACTGTAGAGGGAATGCTAGCAGTCGGGATGTTAATTGGTGCGATTGCTTTATCAGTGCGTAAAGAAGTGAATAATCCGTTTCGTTCTATTTATATTGGGCTGTTTTTATTTGCGGGTTTGAGTTTATGTACAGTCTTCCCGTTGTTAGTTACCATTCCGAAAGTAGCAAGTTTTATTTACTATATGGTTTTTATGATGTTAACTGGTATGTCAATGATGATCGTAAATATCCCGATGCAAGTACATATGCAAAAGACGACAGATCCAAGCTATTTAGGGCGTGTATTCGGCCTACTTGAAACTATTGCTACTGCAATCGCGCCGCTCGGTATGATTGTATATGGATTATTATTAGATATGTTGCCGACTAGCATTGTTATGATGACATTAGGTGGAGGATTATTGTTAGTTGTATTAGTTGGAGTAAAGCAGCATATGGCGAAAAAACAAGTGGATGTATTGGCTTAA
- a CDS encoding DUF4398 domain-containing protein, with the protein MKKLSFVMLFLLVVMTGCSNYDTYIETGMQSLKNEKYSDAIMWFEKAEKEKSGNEAKAYKEVAQLLDHGATALKDGKYSETKDIANEVLQKKKDDALEKAVKSNAENMLQKAKDVEEKVNERVAKRKKVNEEGIDKLIKAVDSIDEVKEKEKKVSEALDKAEEAQVKIEEKKNK; encoded by the coding sequence ATGAAAAAATTAAGTTTTGTTATGCTTTTTCTGTTAGTCGTAATGACTGGATGTAGTAATTATGACACGTATATTGAAACAGGTATGCAATCATTGAAAAATGAAAAATATAGTGATGCGATTATGTGGTTTGAAAAAGCGGAAAAAGAAAAATCAGGAAATGAAGCGAAGGCATATAAAGAAGTCGCTCAGTTACTAGATCACGGTGCGACAGCATTAAAAGACGGTAAGTATTCAGAAACGAAAGATATTGCAAATGAAGTGTTACAAAAGAAAAAAGATGATGCACTTGAAAAGGCTGTGAAATCAAATGCAGAAAATATGCTTCAAAAAGCAAAAGACGTTGAAGAGAAAGTAAATGAAAGAGTAGCGAAACGAAAAAAAGTAAATGAAGAAGGAATCGATAAACTAATTAAAGCTGTCGATAGTATAGATGAAGTAAAAGAAAAAGAGAAAAAAGTGTCAGAAGCATTAGATAAGGCTGAAGAGGCACAAGTGAAAATTGAGGAAAAGAAAAATAAATAG
- a CDS encoding LysR family transcriptional regulator — translation MNLLKLEIVVLIKKYKKLTIVAEKLGVKQPTITFHIKSLEEELGVSLFELRSGRYFLTEAGEALHHYACKIDALMKEARRVTQEFKDFNKGAITIGASYVPATYLLPEVVHQFQCEFPNIKITLMVKTAPEIRTMLQNHEIDLGVISAAPFDEPLLKQTKIIPDTLVLAFSKEHHFSKKESVSLQDIEKERILLHRNPSTTRDLLTQWMLSHNITFQSEIELDSLETMKQILKYGNGVAFISKLAIDQEVQRNELCCIPIPGFEFQRNIYTIHHEDRWNSKIISFLLQSITSFAAKN, via the coding sequence ATGAATCTCTTAAAATTAGAAATTGTAGTGCTTATTAAGAAATACAAAAAGCTTACGATTGTTGCAGAAAAACTTGGTGTTAAACAACCTACTATTACATTTCATATAAAAAGCTTAGAAGAGGAACTCGGTGTGTCTTTATTTGAATTACGTTCCGGAAGATATTTCTTAACAGAGGCTGGCGAGGCGTTGCATCATTATGCTTGCAAAATAGATGCACTTATGAAAGAAGCTAGACGGGTGACACAAGAATTTAAAGATTTTAATAAAGGAGCTATAACAATTGGCGCTAGTTATGTACCAGCAACTTACCTTTTACCAGAAGTTGTTCACCAATTTCAGTGCGAATTTCCAAATATAAAAATAACACTCATGGTAAAAACTGCGCCTGAAATTCGAACGATGCTACAAAATCATGAAATTGATCTCGGGGTAATTTCTGCGGCGCCGTTTGATGAACCACTTTTAAAACAAACAAAAATAATACCTGATACACTTGTTCTTGCTTTTTCCAAAGAACATCATTTTTCAAAAAAAGAAAGTGTATCCTTACAAGATATCGAAAAAGAACGTATATTATTGCATCGTAATCCATCTACAACGAGAGATTTACTTACACAATGGATGTTATCACATAACATTACTTTCCAATCTGAAATTGAACTAGATTCATTAGAAACGATGAAACAAATTTTAAAGTATGGTAATGGGGTTGCCTTTATTTCTAAACTTGCTATTGATCAAGAAGTACAACGAAATGAGCTATGCTGTATACCGATCCCAGGATTTGAATTTCAGCGTAATATTTATACCATTCATCATGAGGACAGGTGGAATTCAAAAATAATTTCCTTTTTACTACAAAGTATCACTTCTTTTGCAGCAAAAAATTAA
- a CDS encoding ABC transporter ATP-binding protein codes for MDIKIHGLEKTFGEMQALKPLQIVMKKGEFTTLLGPSGCGKTTLLRMIAGLEEPDKGEIYFGDKCMYSSTKKVKTSPHERNIGMVFQDFALWPHMTVFENVAFGLRATKQTNHLREKVEDAIKRVRLQGMEKRYPHELSGGQQQRVAFARAIVTKPHFILFDEPLSALDAILREEMRLELMDIVHSIGLTALYVTHDQTEAMSMSDQIIVMKQGEVLQKGTPENIYVKPSHEFVAKFVGKANWLVENKQMIRPEHVSWTKNDVCDMYTGEIQHVTYVGERYEVKVNMGTLGVWTAYNNSKLSIGKPVSLYVPKKCIHHIGGESYEEIQFA; via the coding sequence ATGGATATTAAAATTCATGGATTAGAAAAGACATTTGGAGAAATGCAGGCGTTAAAACCGTTACAAATTGTAATGAAAAAAGGAGAGTTTACCACACTTTTAGGACCTTCGGGATGCGGGAAAACGACTTTGCTTAGAATGATTGCAGGACTTGAAGAACCGGATAAAGGAGAAATATATTTTGGAGATAAGTGTATGTATTCGTCTACAAAAAAGGTAAAAACATCTCCTCATGAACGGAATATCGGTATGGTATTTCAAGATTTTGCTTTATGGCCGCATATGACTGTTTTTGAAAATGTTGCATTTGGTTTAAGGGCTACAAAGCAAACGAATCATTTACGCGAAAAGGTAGAAGATGCGATAAAGCGAGTTCGCTTGCAAGGTATGGAGAAAAGATATCCACACGAACTTTCTGGCGGACAGCAGCAACGTGTCGCATTTGCTAGAGCAATCGTAACAAAGCCTCATTTTATTTTGTTTGATGAACCGTTAAGTGCACTCGATGCAATTTTACGAGAAGAAATGCGCTTAGAGCTTATGGATATCGTTCATTCCATTGGTTTAACGGCATTGTATGTAACACACGATCAAACAGAAGCTATGTCAATGTCAGACCAAATTATTGTAATGAAACAAGGGGAAGTATTACAAAAAGGAACACCAGAAAATATTTATGTGAAACCGTCTCATGAATTTGTTGCAAAGTTTGTTGGTAAAGCAAATTGGCTTGTAGAGAATAAACAAATGATTCGCCCAGAGCACGTGAGCTGGACAAAAAATGACGTGTGCGACATGTATACAGGTGAAATTCAGCACGTTACATATGTAGGAGAACGTTATGAAGTGAAAGTAAATATGGGGACACTCGGTGTATGGACAGCTTATAACAATAGTAAGCTAAGCATCGGTAAACCGGTATCGTTATATGTACCAAAAAAATGTATTCATCATATAGGGGGAGAATCGTATGAAGAAATTCAGTTCGCTTAA
- a CDS encoding ABC transporter substrate-binding protein: MKKFSSLKSLFVCTLLFSAVVTGCSSKTGNVDAKNKNSNEKKIVVYSAGPKGLAEKIQKDFEKKTGIKVEMFQGTTGKILARMEAEKKNPVVDVVVLASLPAMEGLKKDGQTLAYEEAKQADKLRSEWSDDKGHYFGYSASALGIVYNTKNVKTAPEDWSDITKGEWKGKVNLPDPALSGSALDFVTGYVKKNGQDGWKLFEQLKKNEVTVAGANQEALDPVVTGAKDMVIAGVDYMTYSAKAKGEPVDIVYPKSGTVISPRAAGIMKDSKNVEGAKEFIDYLLSDDVQKQISKAYLLPGRKDIKAENRPNVEEIPVLNIDWKTVEKEQDEIGKQFKKVFQ; this comes from the coding sequence ATGAAGAAATTCAGTTCGCTTAAGTCTTTATTTGTATGTACTTTACTATTTTCTGCTGTAGTAACAGGTTGTAGCTCAAAGACAGGTAATGTAGATGCAAAAAATAAAAATTCTAATGAAAAGAAAATTGTTGTATATAGTGCAGGACCAAAAGGATTAGCAGAAAAAATTCAAAAGGACTTTGAAAAGAAAACCGGTATAAAAGTGGAAATGTTTCAAGGAACAACAGGTAAGATTTTAGCGAGAATGGAAGCTGAAAAGAAAAATCCAGTCGTTGACGTTGTCGTACTCGCTTCTTTACCAGCTATGGAAGGATTAAAGAAAGATGGTCAAACGTTAGCTTATGAAGAAGCGAAACAAGCTGATAAGCTTCGTTCTGAATGGTCGGATGATAAAGGACATTATTTTGGATATAGTGCTTCAGCATTAGGAATTGTGTACAACACAAAAAATGTGAAGACAGCGCCTGAAGACTGGAGCGATATAACAAAAGGAGAATGGAAAGGGAAAGTGAATCTTCCGGATCCAGCGCTTTCAGGTTCGGCTTTAGACTTTGTAACAGGATACGTGAAAAAGAATGGACAAGATGGATGGAAGTTATTTGAACAGCTTAAGAAAAATGAAGTTACAGTAGCGGGGGCAAACCAAGAAGCGTTAGATCCAGTTGTAACAGGTGCGAAAGATATGGTAATTGCTGGTGTTGATTATATGACGTACAGTGCAAAAGCAAAGGGTGAACCAGTTGATATCGTATATCCAAAAAGCGGAACAGTCATTAGTCCACGGGCAGCAGGCATTATGAAGGATAGTAAAAATGTAGAAGGTGCAAAAGAGTTTATTGATTATTTATTATCAGATGATGTGCAAAAACAAATTTCTAAAGCGTATTTATTGCCTGGTAGAAAAGATATAAAAGCTGAAAATAGACCAAATGTAGAAGAGATCCCAGTATTAAATATTGATTGGAAAACAGTTGAGAAAGAACAAGATGAAATAGGAAAACAATTTAAGAAAGTATTTCAATAA
- a CDS encoding ABC transporter permease, translating into MVNRFVSVRQVGMTVALLLVVMLIVIPLFLILFSSVYENSSWNFLKPFEVMQSGGLAGIFLNSMLLGVLVVLGATILAFPLAFIMSKTDVGKHSKLDIVFMIPFMTPPYIGSMGWILFMQPNGYFEQFFPMLKTISSSFFSLGGMVLIMSLHLFPFLYFMLKNTLLQIGSSKEEAAAVHGGGFFYRLRKIILPLLLSSYVMGALLIFVKTIAEFGTPATFGRRIGFHVLTSEIHKFISSWPIDFSSATALSSLLLSACMLIWYMQNVLNRKYSYAMVSGKGVKSKRYTLSTLTRFIAWVYVIALLIVAIGIPYFSILIASLSKLRGGGLHLNNFTTSHYEALFTIGSPGLEALWNSFMFSLVTAIVAVIVGVFLALMIRKGKKSSEKWLDMCGILPNMVPGIVMVVGLILFWNSPYMPISIYNTPVMVIVTYVVLFLPYTVQYVKASLGQIDDSLVQAGSIFSGNYIYIFRKIILPLIIPGILAGWAMTFTISIRELVASLLVLPPSVETSATFIFAQFEQGEVSIGMAMAVVSVGLTTMCLLFLQHMEQKRKGVA; encoded by the coding sequence ATGGTAAATCGATTCGTATCAGTAAGACAAGTTGGAATGACAGTAGCATTGTTACTTGTGGTGATGTTAATCGTCATTCCGCTTTTTCTCATTTTATTTTCTAGTGTATATGAAAATAGCAGTTGGAATTTTTTAAAGCCTTTTGAAGTCATGCAGAGTGGTGGATTAGCTGGGATTTTTCTGAATTCAATGTTGCTAGGTGTACTCGTTGTACTAGGAGCTACAATATTAGCATTTCCATTAGCGTTCATTATGAGCAAAACAGATGTTGGAAAGCATAGTAAATTGGACATTGTTTTTATGATCCCATTTATGACGCCGCCGTATATTGGATCGATGGGCTGGATTTTGTTTATGCAACCTAACGGCTATTTTGAACAATTTTTTCCGATGCTAAAGACGATTTCATCTTCGTTTTTTAGTTTAGGAGGTATGGTTCTAATTATGAGTCTGCATTTATTCCCATTCCTTTATTTCATGTTAAAGAACACGTTACTTCAGATTGGGAGTAGTAAAGAAGAAGCCGCAGCAGTTCATGGTGGTGGATTCTTCTATCGTTTAAGAAAGATAATATTACCGTTATTATTATCAAGTTATGTAATGGGTGCTTTACTTATTTTCGTAAAGACGATTGCAGAATTTGGAACACCAGCTACATTTGGACGTAGAATTGGTTTCCATGTGTTAACATCTGAGATTCATAAATTTATTTCGAGTTGGCCGATTGATTTTAGTAGTGCAACAGCATTATCTTCTTTATTACTTAGTGCGTGTATGCTCATTTGGTATATGCAAAATGTATTGAATCGAAAGTACTCATATGCAATGGTTAGTGGAAAAGGTGTGAAATCTAAAAGGTATACTTTGTCTACACTTACACGTTTTATAGCATGGGTTTATGTAATTGCTTTACTAATAGTAGCAATTGGAATCCCATACTTTTCTATACTTATTGCTTCTTTGTCAAAATTAAGAGGCGGTGGCTTACATTTAAATAACTTTACAACAAGCCATTATGAAGCATTGTTTACAATAGGTTCTCCAGGATTAGAAGCTTTATGGAACAGTTTTATGTTTTCACTCGTAACAGCGATTGTTGCTGTAATTGTTGGGGTCTTTTTGGCACTTATGATTCGAAAGGGGAAAAAGTCCTCTGAAAAATGGCTTGATATGTGCGGTATATTACCGAATATGGTACCAGGAATAGTGATGGTTGTAGGGCTTATTTTATTTTGGAATTCACCATATATGCCTATATCAATTTACAATACGCCTGTCATGGTTATAGTAACGTATGTTGTTCTTTTTTTACCTTATACGGTGCAGTATGTAAAAGCATCGCTCGGACAAATTGATGATTCTCTTGTACAGGCAGGGAGTATTTTTTCTGGAAATTATATTTATATTTTTAGAAAAATAATATTGCCTCTTATTATCCCAGGCATTCTTGCTGGATGGGCGATGACATTTACGATTTCGATAAGAGAGTTAGTAGCATCGCTTCTCGTACTACCTCCATCAGTAGAAACGTCAGCAACGTTTATTTTTGCTCAATTTGAACAAGGGGAAGTATCTATAGGAATGGCGATGGCCGTTGTTTCTGTTGGGCTTACAACAATGTGCTTATTATTTCTGCAACATATGGAGCAAAAACGAAAAGGGGTAGCATGA
- a CDS encoding MBL fold metallo-hydrolase — protein sequence MMRMEVWGGAGEYGRSCYFVKNKEMKIVFDCGINRSYEESYPKIEREIVTFLDAVFLSHIHEDHTMGLPLLTKYGYKKKIWTTRYTKEQLPAYFEKWRNYNLSKGWDLPYNDQNIKDLNYVCIDEISNPNEWIQITPTLRFQWGYSGHVLGAVWFLVDMCNTYVFYSGDYSAESNILRANLPKNLRSDIKIAIVDAAYHTDDVSQNERLDDLCTEIERVMQNKGIALLPLPQLGRAQDIVLYLYERYKEFPLIVDKEILAGFEEMFIYKDWIKNNEELQWIMESLKRNIIVMDNDISMQNSYGIVVMSDANMQTKRAQLYYEQLRHEERNSIIFTGHIAKGSFAEKVMKEHVRNTCKVNRVPYKVHQSISDVKEMLNTLLPEHTVLVHALKEDTDRLQQKLSTAGYENIYSLAMERIEVI from the coding sequence ATGATGAGGATGGAAGTATGGGGAGGAGCGGGAGAATACGGTCGTTCCTGCTATTTTGTAAAAAATAAAGAGATGAAAATAGTATTTGATTGTGGTATTAATCGATCCTATGAGGAGAGTTATCCAAAAATAGAAAGAGAAATAGTTACATTTTTGGATGCGGTATTTTTATCACATATTCATGAAGATCATACGATGGGATTACCTTTATTGACGAAGTATGGATATAAGAAAAAAATTTGGACGACTCGTTATACGAAGGAGCAACTGCCAGCTTATTTTGAAAAATGGAGAAACTACAATCTTTCAAAAGGGTGGGATTTACCTTATAACGACCAAAATATTAAAGATTTAAATTATGTATGTATTGATGAGATTAGTAATCCAAATGAATGGATACAGATTACACCAACGTTGCGGTTTCAATGGGGGTATAGTGGGCATGTATTAGGAGCTGTTTGGTTTTTAGTGGATATGTGTAATACATACGTATTTTATTCTGGTGATTATTCAGCAGAATCTAATATACTACGAGCTAATTTACCTAAAAATTTGCGAAGCGATATAAAAATTGCAATTGTAGATGCCGCTTACCACACTGATGATGTTTCGCAAAATGAAAGATTAGACGATCTATGTACAGAAATTGAACGAGTTATGCAAAATAAAGGAATAGCATTACTACCGCTGCCGCAACTTGGTAGGGCGCAAGATATAGTATTGTATTTATATGAACGATATAAAGAATTTCCGCTTATAGTAGATAAAGAAATTTTGGCTGGATTTGAAGAGATGTTCATATATAAAGATTGGATAAAAAATAATGAAGAACTTCAATGGATTATGGAGAGTTTGAAAAGAAACATAATAGTTATGGATAATGACATTAGTATGCAAAATAGTTACGGAATAGTTGTAATGAGTGATGCGAATATGCAAACGAAAAGAGCACAGTTATACTATGAACAACTTCGGCATGAAGAACGGAATTCCATTATTTTTACAGGACATATTGCTAAAGGGAGTTTTGCAGAAAAAGTTATGAAAGAGCATGTAAGGAATACATGTAAGGTGAATCGAGTTCCGTATAAAGTTCATCAAAGTATAAGTGATGTTAAGGAAATGTTAAATACATTATTACCAGAACATACGGTGTTAGTGCACGCTCTTAAAGAGGATACGGATCGATTACAACAAAAGCTAAGTACAGCAGGATATGAAAATATATATTCACTTGCAATGGAACGTATAGAAGTAATTTAA